One segment of Manihot esculenta cultivar AM560-2 chromosome 4, M.esculenta_v8, whole genome shotgun sequence DNA contains the following:
- the LOC110613670 gene encoding uncharacterized protein LOC110613670 yields the protein MRSVSAVLLWSFCGFFLCGFTNSFLQEDLVKAKSEYTVTPSYDRVDEVKKHCASVLSSATELKPQDNRVYRIKEDIFFLNGDWRQDIGKAPIIPYVDRESYGSNSSDAQKPLNLVSFWVNDVDHTSRSKISINVNGFLVMGITLDSFGDRPYEGSPQFQMWPGHTQLSIGFQGVYTVSKKNGGESVMCLLGSTMLPSREPESSDPWEWVKDSNYGQPPLLQDDQILLVLHYPMSFTLTSRVIKGEMRSLNSKSNLKYFDAVHILSEVSNLANYEFGSEKFVSKACDPYPYEDIMANGGIDIYKGARFCEILGQITGEGAGPFTIVPNWRCNSTDDFCSKLGPFVSDKEIKATDGSFKGVELFMQNVKCKQMPARGNVTSANVAAFFRAVPPMENQYVMGMRSGPSNMTVATEGIWKSSSGQLCMVGCLGQVDTDGSSCNSRVCLYIPVSFSIKQRSILIGSFSSTDKINPSYFPLAFEKLVRPTEMWNYFRNSRPYYSYSKIEKASIILERNEPFSFQTVIKKSLLQFPKLEDTEAYITSLSLLAEDLTLHTSAFPDPFSGSRTTRTDFQMEILSLGPLFGRYWSSHNISSLDEETPYLSKSEYTEKQLLMNVSAQITLNGDAYSNFSVLFLEGLYDLHVGKMYLVGCRDVRASWNILFDSMDLEGGLDCLIEVVVSYPPTTSRWLVNPTARISISSQRNGDDPLHFSAVKLQTLPIMYRRQREDILSRRGVEGILRILTLSFAIACILSQLFYIRQDADSVPFISLVMLGVQALGYSLPLITGAEALFKRMSSEPYETSSYDLEKNQWVHVIDYTVKLLVLVSFLLTLRLCQKVWKSRIRLLARTPNEPHRVPSDKRIFLATLTIHVLGYVIVLIINSLKASRKPFRMEKYVDATGNSRKLREWETELEEYVGLVQDFFLLPQVIGNIMWQIDCKPLKELYFIGITFVRLLPHVYDYIRAPVPNPYFADEYEFVNPNMDFYSKFGDIAIPTTAVLLAAAVYIQQRWNYEKLSQSLTIGQWRLLPMNSRMYQRLPSKSFESELASGVNEDAVLETEREEE from the coding sequence ATGAGGAGTGTTTCTGCTGTTCTCTTATGGTCTTTCTGTGGGTTTTTCTTATGTGGGTTTACAAACTCTTTTCTCCAAGAAGATCTTGTTAAGGCTAAATCTGAATACACTGTGACACCTAGTTATGACAGAGTTGATGAAGTGAAGAAACATTGTGCTTCTGTTCTGTCTTCTGCTACTGAATTGAAACCTCAAGATAATAGAGTTTATAGAATCAAAGAAGACATCTTTTTTCTGAATGGGGATTGGAGGCAGGATATTGGTAAAGCCCCAATAATTCCGTATGTTGATAGAGAGTCTTATGGTAGTAACTCATCGGATGCTCAGAAACCTCTGAACCTGGTATCTTTCTGGGTCAATGATGTTGATCATACCAGTCGGtctaaaatatcaattaatgTTAATGGGTTCTTGGTTATGGGAATAACACTAGATTCATTTGGGGATAGACCATATGAAGGTAGCCCTCAGTTTCAGATGTGGCCTGGCCATACCCAACTTTCGATTGGGTTTCAAGGTGTGTACACGGTGTCTAAGAAGAATGGGGGTGAAAGTGTCATGTGTTTGTTGGGGAGCACAATGTTGCCTTCTCGAGAGCCTGAGTCGAGTGATCCATGGGAATGGGTGAAAGATTCAAATTATGGCCAGCCACCTCTTCTACAAGATGATCAAATTCTACTAGTTCTTCATTATCCAATGAGTTTTACATTGACCAGTAGGGTAATTAAAGGAGAGATGAGAAGTTTAAACTCAAAATCAAATCTCAAGTACTTTGATGCAGTCCACATTTTATCAGAGGTGTCAAATTTAGCAAACTATGAATTTGGTTCTGAAAagtttgtttcaaaagcttGTGATCCGTACCCATACGAAGATATCATGGCAAATGGTGGCATTGATATCTATAAAGGAGCAAGATTCTGTGAAATTCTAGGGCAAATTACTGGAGAAGGAGCTGGGCCTTTCACAATTGTGCCTAATTGGAGGTGCAACAGCACAGATGATTTTTGCAGTAAGTTGGGTCCTTTTGTGTCTGATAAAGAAATTAAAGCAACAGATGGGAGTTTTAAAGGTGTAGAGCTCTTTATGCAGAATGTCAAGTGTAAGCAGATGCCTGCACGAGGAAACGTTACTTCTGCAAATGTTGCTGCTTTCTTTCGAGCTGTCCCTCCCATGGAGAATCAGTATGTTATGGGTATGAGATCCGGGCCAAGCAACATGACTGTTGCCACTGAAGGCATTTGGAAATCTTCCAGCGGGCAGCTTTGCATGGTTGGTTGCCTTGGACAAGTTGATACAGATGGAAGTAGCTGCAATTCTCGCGTCTGTTTATACATTCCAGTGTCATTTTCCATAAAGCAACGTAGCATACTTATTGGGAGTTTTTCCAGCACCGATAAAATTAATCCCTCATATTTCCCTTTAGCATTCGAAAAACTAGTGCGACCTACAGAGATGTGGAATTATTTCAGAAACTCCCGGCCATACTACAGTTACTCAAAGATTGAGAAAGCTTCTATTATCCTGGAAAGAAATGAGCCCTTCAGTTTTCAGACTGTCATTAAGAAATCATTGCTACAGTTCCCAAAACTTGAAGACACGGAGGCGTACATAACCAGTCTTTCTCTTCTTGCAGAGGACCTGACCCTCCACACTTCTGCATTTCCTGATCCATTTTCTGGTTCTCGGACCACAAGAACCGATTTTCAGATGGAGATTCTCTCACTTGGCCCCTTGTTTGGGCGATATTGGTCTTCACACAATATTTCCTCCTTGGATGAGGAGACTCCTTACCTCAGTAAATCTGAATACACTGAAAAGCAGCTCCTTATGAATGTATCAGCTCAAATCACACTTAATGGAGATGCTTACAGCAATTTTTCTGTGCTTTTTCTAGAAGGCCTTTATGACCTTCATGTTGGCAAGATGTATCTAGTTGGCTGCAGGGATGTCCGAGCCTCATGGAACATTTTATTTGACAGCATGGATCTTGAAGGTGGTTTGGATTGCTTAATTGAAGTGGTTGTGTCATATCCACCCACAACATCTCGGTGGCTAGTAAATCCAACTGCTAGAATTTCCATATCCAGCCAACGCAATGGTGACGATCCCCTCCATTTTAGCGCAGTTAAGCTCCAAACTCTCCCAATTATGTACCGAAGGCAAAGAGAAGACATTCTATCTCGCAGGGGGGTTGAAGGGATCCTCCGAATTTTGACACTTTCATTTGCAATTGCCTGCATTTTGAGCCAGCTATTCTACATAAGACAGGATGCAGATTCTGTTCCTTTCATATCTCTTGTGATGCTTGGTGTTCAGGCTCTTGGGTATAGCCTTCCATTGATCACAGGTGCTGAAGCTCTCTTCAAGAGGATGTCATCTGAACCTTATGAAACGTCATCATATGATCTTGAGAAGAATCAGTGGGTGCATGTGATTGATTACACGGTGAAGCTTCTTGTCTTGGTATCATTTCTTCTAACTTTAAGACTCTGTCAGAAGGTGTGGAAATCTCGTATCAGGTTACTTGCAAGAACTCCTAACGAGCCACATCGTGTCCCGAGCGACAAGCGGATATTCCTTGCCACATTGACCATACATGTACTTGGGTATGTAATTGTTCTCATTATTAACAGTTTAAAAGCTAGCCGGAAGCCTTTCCGAATGGAGAAATATGTTGATGCAACTGGTAATTCCCGTAAGCTGCGAGAATGGGAAACTGAACTCGAGGAGTATGTGGGTCTCGTACAAGACTTTTTCTTGCTGCCGCAAGTCATTGGAAATATCATGTGGCAGATTGACTGTAAGCCTTTGAAGGAACTCTATTTCATAGGGATCACATTCGTCAGACTTCTTCCTCACGTTTATGATTACATAAGAGCTCCTGTTCCCAATCCATACTTTGCTGATGAATatgaatttgtgaacccaaatATGGATTTCTACTCTAAGTTTGGAGATATTGCCATACCCACCACTGCAGTTCTTCTCGCAGCTGCAGTTTATATTCAGCAGAGATGGAATTATGAGAAGCTCAGCCAGTCTCTCACCATTGGACAGTGGAGACTACTTCCTATGAATTCCAGAATGTATCAGAGGTTGCCTTCAAAGTCATTTGAATCAGAACTTGCTTCTGGTGTCAATGAAGATGCTGTTCTTGAGACAGAACGTGAGGAGGAATAG
- the LOC110614182 gene encoding probable 2-oxoglutarate-dependent dioxygenase AOP1, whose translation MGSEASPSLPVIDFCKLDIKPGTPEWDSLRSQVWKAINECGSFEAVFSKFSQELRESFLNEAEELFALPLETKKSYVTEKPFRKYVGQSPSSPLNESFIIDDPLIFHNMENFCNALWPHQEKPSFREIIQSFCKEVFELEKTIRRMIVESLGVEKYLDEHMNSANHLLLLAKYASPQTSDVDSGLPAHTDKNMITILHQNEVGGLEVQTKGGEWIRVKFSPDSFIVLFGQSLNAWTNGRLHCPYHRVRVNENNKARISAGFFTIFKEGYTVEAPEELVDEEHPLLFKPFDYSEFLKFLQTFAGRSTESALKEYCGI comes from the exons ATGGGCTCCGAAGCCTCTCCAAGTCTTCCTGTCATAGATTTCTGTAAGTTAGACATAAAGCCAGGTACTCCTGAATGGGATTCGTTACGATCCCAAGTTTGGAAGGCAATAAATGAGTGCGGTAGCTTCGAGGCTGTGTTTAGCAAATTTTCACAGGAGCTCCGAGAGTCATTTCTTAATGAAGCTGAAGAGCTATTTGCCTTGCCTCTTGAGACCAAAAAGTCTTACGTTACTGAAAAACCCTTCCGCAAATATGTTGGGCAATCGCCATCGTCGCCACTCAATGAGAGTTTCATCATTGATGATCCTCTAATCTTTCATAACATGGAAAATTTTTGTAATGCCTTGTGGCCGCACCAAGAAAAGCCCAGTTTCAG AGAAATAATTCAGTCCTTCTGCAAGGAAGTATTTGAATTGGAAAAAACAATAAGGAGGATGATTGTGGAGAGCTTGGGTGTGGAGAAGTACTTGGACGAGCACATGAACTCGGCCAACCATTTGCTTCTTCTCGCAAAATATGCAAGCCCTCAAACAAGTGACGTAGACTCTGGGTTACCTGCTCACACTGATAAGAATATGATTACCATATTACACCAAaatgag GTTGGTGGGTTAGAGGTACAAACCAAAGGTGGAGAGTGGATTCGGGTGAAATTTTCACCAGATTCTTTCATCGTCTTATTCGGACAGTCTTTGAAC GCATGGACAAATGGCAGACTGCACTGTCCTTATCACCGAGTAAGGGTGAATGAGAATAATAAGGCAAGGATCTCTGCTGGATTTTTTACAATTTTCAAAGAAGGGTATACAGTAGAAGCCCCTGAAGAGTTGGTTGATGAAGAACATCCCTTGCTGTTTAAGCCATTTGACTACTCCGAGTTCCTCAAGTTCCTTCAGACATTCGCCGGCAGGAGTACTGAATCTGCTTTAAAGGAATACTGCGgcatctaa
- the LOC110612525 gene encoding probable 2-oxoglutarate-dependent dioxygenase AOP1.2 — protein sequence MSSELSLPVIDFCKVDLKPGTAEWDSLRSQVWKAIEEYGSFKVVFSKISQELRGTFFNELEKLFALPLQTKKSYVTEKPFRKYVGQSPSSPLNESFVIDDPLISQILEHVLWPPQGNPCFRKIMQSFSKEVFELEKIIRRMIVESLGVEKYLDEHMNSATYMLKLSKYGSPHTSEAESGLPAHTDKNLITILHQNHVDGLEVQTKDGEWIQVKFSPESFVILIGESFYAWTNGRLRSTYHRVRVNGSEARISAGFFSMFKEGYIMKAPEELVDEEHPLLFKPFDYSEFLKFFQTPAGRSSVSALEEYCGV from the exons ATGAGCTCTGAACTAAGTCTTCCTGTTATAGATTTCTGTAAGGTAGACTTAAAACCAGGCACTGCTGAATGGGATTCTTTAAGATCCCAAGTTTGGAAGGCGATAGAAGAGTACGGTAGCTTCAAGGTTGTGTTTAGCAAAATTTCACAAGAGCTCCGAGGGACATTTTTTAATGAACTTGAAAAGCTATTTGCCTTGCCTCTTCAGACCAAGAAGTCTTATGTTACTGAAAAACCCTTCCGCAAATATGTTGGGCAATCACCATCGTCGCCGCTCAATGAGAGTTTCGTCATTGATGATCCACTCATCTCCCAAATCCTGGAACATGTTCTGTGGCCGCCCCAAGGAAATCCCTGTTTCAG AAAAATTATGCAGTCCTTCTCCAAGGAAGTATTTGAATtggaaaaaataataaggagGATGATTGTGGAGAGCTTGGGTGTGGAGAAGTACTTGGACGAGCACATGAACTCGGCAACTTACATGCTTAAACTCTCAAAATATGGAAGCCCCCATACAAGTGAGGCAGAGTCTGGGCTACCTGCTCATACAGATAAGAACTTGATTACCATTTTACATCAAAATCATGTTGATGGGTTAGAGGTACAAACCAAAGATGGAGAGTGGATTCAGGTGAAATTTTCACCAGAATCTTTCGTCATCTTAATCGGAGAGTCTTTTTAC GCATGGACAAATGGCAGACTCCGCTCTACTTATCACCGGGTAAGGGTGAATGGCAGTGAGGCAAGAATCTCTGCTGGATTTTTTTCAATGTTCAAAGAAGGGTACATAATGAAAGCCCCAGAAGAGTTGGTTGATGAAGAACATCCATTGTTATTTAAGCCCTTTGATTATTCTGAGTTCCTCAAGTTCTTTCAGACACCCGCTGGCAGGAGTTCTGTGTCTGCTCTGGAGGAATATTGTGGCGTCTGA
- the LOC110614193 gene encoding probable 2-oxoglutarate-dependent dioxygenase AOP1, translated as MSPKAPIDLPVIDFSKLGLNPGSNIEDQWDSVKSQVLKAAEEYGCFKVMSTKISSELKNGIMSNLEELFALPLETKMNNTSEIPNAGYIGKTPFTPLFESIGIVDPVNLAKVESLANALWPEGNPSFSKNIQCYSEQVLEIEKIIRRMVVEGLGLEKYLDEHLNSSDSCIRVIKYECPKTTEAEIGLAAHTDHGMIAILYQNQVDGLEVETKTGEWIDVKLEPDQFIVIIGESFLAWTNGRIYAPNHRVTMAGKDVRYSVGTFTAFKAGYIVKAPVELVDEEHPLLYKPFDFLEVLKRHQEEAQKSSEKPEKAFAPLKAYYGA; from the exons ATGAGTCCTAAAGCTCCTATTGATCTTCCTGTCATAGATTTCTCCAAGTTAGGACTGAATCCAGGCAGTAACATTGAAGATCAGTGGGATTCTGTAAAATCCCAAGTTCTGAAAGCTGCAGAAGAGTATGGCTGTTTCAAGGTTATGTCCACTAAAATCTCTTCAGAGCTAAAGAACGGAATCATGAGTAATCTAGAAGAGCTTTTTGCCCTACCTTTAGAGACCAAAATGAATAATACTTCAGAAATACCCAATGCTGGCTACATTGGAAAGACACCCTTTACGCCATTGTTTGAGAGTATAGGCATTGTTGATCCTGTGAATTTGGCAAAGGTCGAAAGCCTAGCCAATGCCCTGTGGCCAGAAGGAAACCCAAGTTTCAG CAAGAACATACAGTGTTATTCTGAACAAGTACtggaaatagaaaaaataataagaaggaTGGTGGTGGAAGGCTTGGGGCTTGAGAAGTACTTGGATGAACACTTGAACTCAAGTGATTCTTGTATTAGGGTTATCAAATATGAATGCCCTAAAACCACTGAGGCAGAGATTGGCCTAGCTGCTCATACTGATCATGGCATGATCGCAATCCTTTATCAAAATCAGGTTGATGGATTAGAGGTCGAGACCAAAACTGGCGAGTGGATTGATGTCAAGCTCGAACCGGATCAGTTCATAGTCATCATTGGAGAATCTTTTCTA GCATGGACTAATGGCCGTATCTATGCTCCAAATCATCGTGTCACAATGGCCGGAAAAGATGTGAGATACTCAGTGGGAACATTTACAGCATTTAAAGCAGGGTACATTGTGAAAGCTCCGGTGGAGCTAGTGGATGAAGAGCATCCCTTGCTTTACAAGCCTTTTGATTTTCTGGAAGTCCTGAAACGCCACCAGGAAGAAGCACAGAAGAGCAGTGAAAAACCTGAAAAGGCTTTTGCTCCTTTAAAAGCTTATTATGGTGcttga
- the LOC110614102 gene encoding probable 2-oxoglutarate-dependent dioxygenase AOP1 — protein MKKKSEAEEKKRKKDMGSAGALKLPVLDFTKETLKPGTSCWLKACTDVRQALEEYGCFTVEYKKLSPELRNKVFDSMKELFDLPTETKMKNKYQKPMNGYVGQIPKIPLHESLGIDNATSLQATLDFTNLMWPNGNHHFCESVFEYAKFAAELDQMVTRMIFESYGVEKYHDAYVESTTYLLRLLKNRVAKENETNLAFVTHTDKSFTTILHQNQIDGLEVDTKNGEKINVEFSPSSFIVIAGDALMAWSNDRIISPSHRVIMNGKVDRYSMGLFGFNSGKIQVPQELVDEEHPLMYKPFDHIGLLYFYRTEEGYKAQCPVKAYCGI, from the exons atgaagaaaaagagtgaagcagaagagaaaaaaagaaaaaaagacatGGGTTCTGCAGGAGCACTAAAGCTTCCAGTCCTAGACTTCACCAAAGAAACTCTAAAGCCAGGCACAAGCTGTTGGCTCAAAGCCTGCACTGATGTTAGGCAGGCACTTGAAGAGTATGGCTGTTTTACAGTAGAATACAAGAAACTATCTCCAGAGCTTCGCAACAAAGTGTTTGATTCCATGAAGGAGTTGTTTGATCTTCCCACTGAAACTAAAATGAAAAACAAATACCAGAAACCCATGAATGGTTATGTTGGACAGATACCCAAAATCCCTCTCCATGAAAGCTTGGGCATTGACAACGCAACATCTCTTCAGGCAACTCTTGATTTCACAAACCTCATGTGGCCTAACGGAAACCATCACTTCTG TGAGAGTGTTTTTGAGTATGCAAAGTTTGCAGCAGAGCTGGATCAGATGGTGACGAGGATGATATTTGAAAGCTATGGAGTAGAGAAGTACCATGATGCTTATGTGGAGTCTACTACTTATCTTCTTCGGCTCTTGAAAAATAGAGTAGCTAAAGAGAATGAGACTAATTTAGCGTTTGTCACTCACACAGACAAAAGCTTCACTACCATActtcatcaaaatcaaattgatGGTCTGGAAGTAGATACCAAAAATGGTGAGAAGATCAACGTTGAGTTTTCACCTTCATCCTTCATTGTCATTGCAGGCGATGCCTTGATG GCATGGAGTAATGACAGAATAATATCTCCAAGCCATAGAGTGATAATGAATGGGAAGGTTGACAGATACTCAATGGGGCTGTTCGGCTTCAACAGTGGAAAGATACAAGTGCCTCAAGAACTTGTAGATGAGGAGCATCCTTTGATGTACAAGCCGTTTGATCACATTGGACTTCTCTATTTCTATCGTACGGAGGAGGGTTACAAAGCCCAGTGTCCTGTTAAAGCCTACTGTGGTAtttga
- the LOC110614061 gene encoding probable 2-oxoglutarate-dependent dioxygenase AOP1, with protein sequence MGSATPLRLPVIDFSKEELKPGTEEWESVKSQVRKALEEYGCFEATFNKVPAELRQGIVGAMEELFELPLETKLRNVSKKPFHGYVGQYPQAPLYESMGIDEANVSENVENLTSVLWPQGNPTFSKTVQSYAEQVSELDQIVRRMIVESLGLEKYMDEHMNSTTYLLRVMKYKGPQTTETKLGLHPHTDKNIVTILYQNQIDGLEVKTKDGEWIDVKLSSNSFVVMIGDSLLAWTNGLLYSAYHRVMMTGNEARYSAGLFSIPKAGYTIKAPKELIDEEHPLLFKPFDHVEFLKFYYTEAGQRAESALKTYCGV encoded by the exons atgGGTTCTGCAACTCCCCTTAGGCTGCCAGTCATAGATTTCTCCAAGGAAGAGCTAAAGCCAGGAACTGAGGAATGGGAGTCGGTGAAATCCCAAGTTCGCAAAGCACTGGAAGAGTATGGTTGCTTCGAGGCAACGTTCAACAAGGTTCCTGCTGAGCTCAGACAGGGCATTGTTGGTGCGATGGAAGAGCTCTTTGAGCTGCCATTGGAGACCAAGTTAAGAAATGTTTCTAAGAAACCTTTTCATGGGTACGTTGGACAGTACCCTCAGGCTCCTCTGTATGAGAGTATGGGCATCGACGAAGCCAACGTTTCTGAAAACGTGGAGAATCTTACAAGTGTCTTGTGGCCTCAAGGAAACCCAACTTTTAG CAAAACTGTGCAGTCATATGCAGAGCAAGTATCGGAATTAGATCAAATAGTTAGGAGAATGATCGTTGAAAGCCTGGGACTTGAGAAATACATGGATGAACATATGAACTCTACCACTTACCTTCTCAGGGTCATGAAATATAAAGGTCCTCAAACCACTGAGACAAAGCTTGGATTACATCCTCACACTGACAAAAACATTGTCACTATTTTGTACCAAAATCAGATTGATGGGTTAGAGGTAAAAACCAAAGATGGTGAATGGATCGATGTGAAATTGTCATCAAATTCTTTCGTTGTCATGATCGGAGATTCTCTCCTT GCTTGGACAAATGGTCTATTATACTCTGCCTATCACCGTGTTATGATGACTGGAAACGAAGCAAGGTACTCAGCTGGATTGTTTTCAATTCCAAAAGCAGGATATACAATAAAGGCTCCAAAAGAGCTAATTGATGAAGAACACCCATTGCTTTTTAAGCCCTTTGATCATGTTGAGTTCCTTAAATTCTACTATACAGAGGCTGGTCAGAGAGCTGAATCTGCTCTGAAAACTTATTGTGGGGTTTAA
- the LOC110612521 gene encoding probable 2-oxoglutarate-dependent dioxygenase AOP1 encodes MGSDSTLNVPEIDLSNLKPGTTEWESARSQLWKAVEEYGCFRAVFKQIPQELPNAILSELKELFDLPIETKMRNNEISELAYGGYVGKTAFGPLYESIGFDDPFNLEKVEKLINALLPPGKPDFCKNVHGFTKLMSELENVIVRMIMESLGVEKYYEEHLNSVFYSLRVNKYEAPENDEGEVGLKIHKDQDVMTILYQNQVDGLEVETRDGKWVDAIPSPDNFTVVIGESLHAWTNGLAYSPYHRVTMRGKTDRYSTGLFTAFKEGYLVKAPEMLVDEEHPLLYKPFDHFEFLKMIQRDAEKFYAATAKPYIPLIAYYGVDV; translated from the exons ATGGGCTCAGACAGCACTCTTAATGTCCCAGAAATTGATTTATCAAACCTGAAGCCAGGCACTACAGAGTGGGAATCTGCAAGATCACAACTCTGGAAAGCTGTAGAAGAGTATGGTTGCTTCAGAGCTGTGTTCAAGCAAATTCCTCAGGAGCTTCCAAATGCTATTCTGAGTGAGCTCAAAGAGCTTTTTGACCTTCCTATAGAAACTAAAATGCGTAACAATGAAATTTCTGAACTAGCGTATGGTGGGTATGTGGGGAAAACAGCTTTCGGACCACTGTACGAGAGCATTGGATTTGATGATCCCTTCAATTTGGAGAAGGTCGAGAAGTTGATCAATGCCCTTCTGCCTCCTGGAAAGCCAGATTTTTG CAAAAATGTGCATGGGTTTACAAAGTTGATGTCGGAACTGGAGAATGTAATTGTGAGAATGATTATGGAGAGCTTGGGCGTTGAGAAGTACTATGAAGAGCATTTGAACTCTGTGTTTTATAGTCTTAGGGTTAACAAATATGAAGCACCTGAGAACGATGAGGGAGAAGTTGGACTCAAGATTCACAAGGATCAAGATGTAATGACCATATTATATCAAAATCAAGTTGACGGGTTAGAGGTCGAAACCAGAGATGGTAAATGGGTTGATGCCATACCCTCACCGGACAACTTCACCGTCGTCATCGGAGAATCTCTTCAT gcATGGACAAATGGACTAGCATACTCTCCATATCATCGAGTAACAATGAGAGGAAAAACAGACAGATACTCGACAGGATTGTTCACAGCATTTAAAGAGGGTTATCTAGTGAAGGCTCCGGAAATGCTAGTGGATGAAGAACACCCTTTGCTCTATAAGCCTTTTGATCACTTTGAGTTTCTGAAAATGATCCAAAGAGATGCTGAGAAGTTTTATGCAGCTACTGCAAAGCCCTATATTCCTTTGATTGCTTATTATGGAGTTGATGTTTGA